A genomic region of Marinobacter sp. NP-4(2019) contains the following coding sequences:
- a CDS encoding SDR family oxidoreductase, protein MSYQSIFHPDLFKGQTFIVTGGGSGIGRCTAHELASLGARVALVGRKAEKVEAVKAEITEDGGIASAHVCDIREEESVKATVTAILEEHGGLNGVVNNAGGQFPSPLTGINQKGWETVVRTNLTGGFLMAREAYTQALSKTGGAIVNIVADMWGGMPGMGHSGAARAGMVNFTQTAAVEWGTSGVRVNAVAPGWIASSGMDNYPEHMKQWIRSLGDNVPLKRMGTEAEVSAAICFLLSPGAAFVSGDCLRIDGAASQGGRVWPFPKAKNNEPFNGFHRATTPKVLGED, encoded by the coding sequence ATGAGCTATCAATCCATTTTTCACCCTGACCTGTTCAAGGGCCAGACTTTTATCGTCACCGGTGGTGGCTCTGGCATTGGCCGCTGCACCGCTCACGAACTGGCTTCCCTGGGTGCGCGGGTAGCGCTGGTGGGACGCAAGGCGGAGAAGGTTGAAGCGGTGAAAGCCGAAATTACCGAGGATGGCGGTATCGCCTCTGCCCACGTCTGTGATATCCGTGAGGAAGAATCCGTCAAAGCCACCGTCACCGCCATTCTTGAGGAACACGGCGGACTCAACGGCGTGGTCAACAACGCCGGCGGCCAGTTCCCTTCACCGCTCACCGGCATCAACCAGAAAGGCTGGGAAACCGTGGTGCGCACCAACCTCACCGGCGGTTTCCTGATGGCTCGCGAGGCCTACACCCAGGCGCTATCGAAAACCGGCGGCGCCATCGTCAACATCGTTGCGGACATGTGGGGCGGTATGCCCGGCATGGGCCACTCCGGTGCTGCTCGTGCCGGCATGGTGAACTTCACCCAGACCGCCGCCGTGGAATGGGGTACGTCCGGTGTTCGCGTCAATGCCGTTGCCCCGGGCTGGATTGCCTCCAGCGGCATGGACAACTACCCGGAACACATGAAGCAGTGGATTCGCAGCCTGGGCGACAACGTGCCCCTGAAGCGCATGGGCACGGAAGCGGAAGTCAGCGCCGCCATCTGTTTCCTGCTGAGCCCCGGCGCTGCCTTCGTCAGCGGCGATTGCCTGCGCATCGACGGCGCCGCATCCCAGGGCGGCCGGGTATGGCCCTTCCCGAAAGCAAAGAACAACGAACCGTTTAACGGCTTCCATCGGGCCACCACCCCCAAAGTGCTGGGTGAAGACTAA
- a CDS encoding acyl-CoA carboxylase subunit beta, protein MQVIESTISPQSDDFRANAEAMEAHIATFREVEQKVLDLAEAAREKFTKRGKLLPRDRINRLLDRGTPFLELCSLAGYKMHDDKDGSLSGGGIIAGIGTVSGIRCLVVASNSAIKGGTITPAGLDKTLRLQQIAMENKLPVVSLSESGGANLNYATDIFVLGARGFANQARMSAAGIPQVTVVHGNATAGGAYQPGLSDYVIAVRDQAKMFLAGPPLLKAATGEVATDEELGGAEMHAQVAGTAEYLAEDDADGIRQARNILEALPWNEQLPPQRELQWEEPRYPAEELLGVIPADSKKPYDVREVLARIADGSKFMDFKNEFDDQTVCGTIRIEGHSVGIIGNNGPITPAGSAKAAQFIQLCDQAGTPLLFLHNTTGFMVGTHSEQNGIIKHGSKMIQAVANCRVPKVAIVIGGSYGAGNYAMCGRGLDPRFIFAWPNSRTAVMGPAQAGKVMRIVAEDKQRRGGMEPDPKTLDFLEQATAKKLEDGSTALFGTARLWDDGLIDPRDTRRVVALVLDVCREAEARQLRPNTFGVARL, encoded by the coding sequence ATGCAGGTCATTGAATCCACCATCAGCCCGCAGTCGGACGATTTCCGCGCCAACGCCGAGGCCATGGAAGCCCACATCGCCACCTTCCGGGAGGTGGAGCAGAAGGTTCTGGATCTGGCGGAAGCGGCGCGGGAGAAATTCACCAAACGGGGCAAACTGCTGCCCCGGGACCGTATCAACCGCCTGCTGGACCGTGGCACACCATTCCTGGAGCTGTGCTCCCTGGCCGGCTACAAGATGCATGACGACAAGGACGGCAGCCTGTCCGGCGGCGGCATCATCGCCGGCATCGGCACCGTCAGTGGCATCCGCTGCCTGGTGGTCGCCAGCAACAGCGCCATCAAGGGCGGCACTATCACCCCGGCGGGCCTGGACAAAACCCTGCGCCTGCAGCAGATCGCCATGGAGAACAAGCTACCGGTGGTTTCCCTGTCTGAAAGCGGTGGCGCCAACCTAAACTACGCCACGGATATTTTCGTGCTCGGCGCCCGCGGCTTCGCCAACCAGGCCCGCATGTCCGCCGCCGGTATTCCGCAGGTGACAGTGGTCCACGGCAACGCCACCGCAGGCGGTGCCTATCAGCCGGGTCTGTCCGATTACGTCATCGCGGTGCGCGACCAGGCCAAGATGTTCCTCGCCGGCCCACCGCTGCTCAAAGCGGCAACCGGTGAGGTGGCCACCGATGAAGAACTGGGCGGTGCGGAAATGCACGCCCAGGTCGCCGGCACCGCCGAATACCTGGCCGAAGACGACGCCGACGGCATTCGACAGGCGAGGAATATTCTGGAAGCCCTGCCCTGGAATGAGCAATTACCGCCACAACGGGAGTTGCAGTGGGAAGAACCGCGCTACCCGGCCGAGGAACTGCTGGGCGTGATCCCGGCGGACTCCAAGAAGCCCTACGACGTGCGCGAGGTCCTGGCCCGCATTGCCGACGGCTCAAAGTTCATGGACTTCAAGAACGAATTCGACGACCAGACCGTCTGCGGCACCATCCGCATTGAGGGTCACTCCGTCGGCATTATCGGCAACAACGGCCCGATTACTCCGGCGGGATCCGCCAAGGCCGCCCAGTTTATCCAGCTCTGCGACCAGGCCGGCACGCCGCTGCTGTTCCTGCACAACACCACCGGGTTCATGGTGGGCACCCATTCCGAGCAGAACGGCATCATCAAACACGGTTCGAAAATGATCCAGGCGGTGGCCAATTGCCGGGTGCCAAAGGTCGCAATCGTGATCGGCGGTTCCTATGGTGCAGGTAACTATGCGATGTGCGGGCGCGGTCTGGACCCAAGATTTATCTTCGCCTGGCCCAACAGCCGCACAGCGGTCATGGGCCCGGCCCAGGCCGGCAAGGTGATGCGCATCGTGGCGGAAGACAAGCAGCGCCGGGGCGGCATGGAGCCGGACCCGAAGACCCTGGATTTCCTGGAGCAGGCGACGGCCAAGAAACTGGAGGACGGTTCCACGGCCCTGTTCGGCACAGCCCGGCTGTGGGACGACGGCCTGATCGATCCGCGGGATACGCGGCGGGTGGTGGCCCTTGTTCTGGATGTGTGCCGGGAGGCTGAGGCGCGGCAATTGCGGCCTAATACGTTTGGTGTGGCTCGCCTGTGA
- the atuD gene encoding citronellyl-CoA dehydrogenase: MKFTAEHEALRKTVRDFVEKEINPHCDEWEEAGEFPIHEIFKKLGNLGLLGIQKPEEYGGMGLDYSYNLVAAEELGMAHCGGVPLAIGVQTDMCTPAISRFGSDELKREFLTPAIAGDMVGCIGVSEVGAGSDVAGMKTTAKKDGDDYVINGSKMWITNSPKADFICLLANTSDDKPHKNKSLIVVPMNSPGISFSPHLNKLGMRSSETAQIFFDDVRVPQRNRIGAEGTGFMMQMLQFQEERMWGAANVIKALENCINQTIDYCRERKTFGQPLLDNQVIHFRLAELQTEVEALRALTYQACELHVEGKDVTRLASMAKLKAGRLGREVTDSCLQYWGGMGYMWDNPLSRAFRDVRLVSIGGGADEIMLGIICKMMGTLPGKRRD, encoded by the coding sequence ATGAAATTCACTGCCGAACACGAAGCCCTGAGGAAAACCGTCCGTGACTTCGTGGAAAAAGAGATCAACCCCCATTGCGACGAGTGGGAGGAAGCCGGCGAGTTTCCGATTCATGAGATCTTCAAGAAACTCGGTAACCTCGGCCTGCTGGGCATCCAGAAGCCCGAAGAGTATGGAGGCATGGGGCTGGATTACAGCTACAACCTGGTGGCGGCGGAAGAACTGGGGATGGCCCATTGCGGCGGTGTGCCGCTGGCCATCGGGGTGCAGACCGACATGTGTACCCCTGCGATCTCCCGCTTTGGCTCAGATGAACTCAAGCGCGAGTTCCTCACACCGGCCATCGCCGGAGATATGGTCGGCTGTATCGGCGTCAGTGAAGTCGGCGCAGGTTCCGATGTCGCAGGCATGAAGACCACCGCGAAGAAAGATGGCGATGACTACGTCATCAACGGCTCCAAGATGTGGATTACCAACAGCCCCAAGGCTGACTTCATCTGCCTGCTGGCCAACACCTCCGACGACAAGCCCCACAAGAACAAATCCCTGATTGTCGTGCCCATGAACTCACCGGGCATTTCCTTCAGCCCGCACCTGAACAAACTCGGCATGCGTTCGTCGGAAACCGCGCAAATCTTCTTCGACGACGTCCGCGTGCCCCAGCGTAACCGCATCGGCGCCGAAGGCACCGGGTTCATGATGCAGATGCTGCAGTTCCAGGAAGAACGCATGTGGGGCGCCGCCAACGTGATCAAGGCGCTGGAGAACTGCATCAACCAGACCATCGACTACTGTCGCGAGCGAAAGACCTTTGGACAGCCGCTGCTCGACAACCAGGTCATCCATTTTCGCCTGGCTGAGCTGCAAACCGAGGTAGAGGCCCTGCGAGCCCTGACGTATCAGGCCTGCGAGCTACATGTGGAAGGCAAAGACGTGACCCGCCTGGCGTCCATGGCCAAGCTGAAAGCTGGCCGCCTGGGTCGTGAGGTGACGGACAGCTGCCTGCAATACTGGGGTGGCATGGGCTACATGTGGGATAACCCGCTGTCCCGCGCGTTCCGGGATGTGCGGCTGGTGTCCATCGGCGGCGGCGCTGATGAAATCATGCTGGGCATCATCTGCAAAATGATGGGAACCCTGCCCGGCAAGCGTCGCGACTGA
- a CDS encoding enoyl-CoA hydratase/isomerase family protein, with translation MDQLPHCETLLLEQQGPTLHVTINRPDVRNAMSLQMVAELSTVFAQIETDLSIRAVVIRGAGGHFCAGGDIKDMAGARSQDAADGEADPFYRLNRAFGQMIQQVNESSKVVIAVTEGAVMGGGFGLACVSDVAIAGPTAKFGMPETSLGVIPAQIAPFVVERIGLTQARRLALLGLRIGADEACTLGIVHQVATSDEQIDELLGQALERVRHCAPKATAETKALLHRVGHESMSGLLDSAAEKFAAAIRSDEGAEGTMAFMQKRPPKWAGEAE, from the coding sequence ATGGATCAGCTACCACATTGCGAAACACTACTACTGGAACAACAGGGCCCCACCCTGCACGTCACCATCAACCGCCCCGACGTGCGCAACGCCATGAGCCTGCAAATGGTGGCGGAACTGTCGACCGTGTTCGCACAGATCGAAACCGACCTCAGCATCCGCGCCGTGGTCATCCGCGGGGCCGGCGGCCACTTCTGCGCCGGCGGTGATATCAAAGACATGGCCGGCGCCCGCAGCCAGGACGCCGCCGATGGCGAAGCCGATCCGTTCTACCGCCTGAACCGCGCATTCGGCCAGATGATCCAGCAGGTGAACGAATCCTCAAAGGTCGTCATCGCCGTCACCGAAGGCGCGGTAATGGGCGGCGGCTTCGGCCTGGCCTGCGTCTCCGATGTCGCCATTGCCGGACCGACCGCCAAATTTGGCATGCCGGAAACCTCCCTCGGCGTTATCCCCGCACAGATCGCACCGTTTGTTGTCGAACGCATCGGCCTGACCCAGGCCCGGCGGCTGGCGTTACTCGGTTTGAGAATTGGTGCGGACGAAGCCTGCACGCTCGGGATTGTTCATCAGGTAGCAACTTCGGACGAGCAGATCGACGAATTGCTCGGCCAGGCCCTCGAACGCGTTCGTCACTGTGCGCCAAAGGCGACGGCGGAAACCAAAGCGTTGCTGCATCGGGTGGGTCACGAATCCATGAGTGGTTTGCTGGATAGCGCCGCCGAGAAGTTCGCGGCGGCTATTCGAAGCGACGAAGGCGCAGAGGGAACTATGGCGTTTATGCAAAAGCGCCCTCCGAAATGGGCAGGTGAGGCTGAATGA